The Glycine soja cultivar W05 chromosome 8, ASM419377v2, whole genome shotgun sequence genome has a window encoding:
- the LOC114424618 gene encoding zinc-finger homeodomain protein 2-like, producing the protein MEFQKHHEEAELGLPTAVAATSYEEFGMPLNHGEQEPVVEVVPMAVPMAVPVAPPTNIVAQNSGKGKYQECLKNHGVSIGKHIIDGCIEFLPGGEEGTLEALKCVVCSCHRNFHRKETHDTYSVPFHHHHPPLQPPVPFAAYYRAPPGYPHMTGHQRAMLAHPSLSGGGGPQPPLEDLEDSDPTSGATTHDGSGSSSKKRFRTKFTQHQKDKMLVFAEKLGWRMQKNDDSVVQEFCSEIGVQRHVLKVWMHNNKHTLGKKP; encoded by the coding sequence atggaATTTCAGAAGCATCATGAGGAAGCTGAGCTTGGGCTGCCCACAGCAGTAGCAGCAACGAGCTATGAAGAGTTTGGAATGCCACTGAATCACGGCGAACAAGAGCCAGTGGTGGAAGTGGTACCAATGGCGGTGCCAATGGCGGTTCCAGTGGCACCACCCACCAACATTGTGGCCCAAAACAGTGGCAAGGGAAAGTACCAAGAATGCCTCAAGAACCATGGTGTCTCAATCGGTAAACACATTATCGACGGCTGCATCGAGTTCCTGCCGGGGGGTGAGGAGGGCACCCTGGAAGCGCTAAAATGCGTTGTGTGCAGCTGCCACCGAAACTTCCATCGTAAGGAGACCCACGACACCTACTCAGTGcccttccaccaccaccacccacCGCTGCAACCCCCAGTGCCATTTGCAGCTTACTATCGTGCCCCGCCGGGGTACCCACACATGACGGGGCACCAACGTGCCATGCTGGCACACCCGTCCTTGTCAGGAGGAGGTGGGCCCCAGCCCCCCTTGGAAGACCTGGAGGACTCAGACCCTACGAGTGGTGCCACCACTCATGATGGGTCTGGGTCGAGCAGCAAAAAACGCTTCAGGACCAAATTTACCCAGCATCAGAAAGACAAGATGTTGGTCTTCGCTGAGAAACTCGGGTGGAGGATGCAAAAGAATGATGACAGCGTCGTGCAAGAGTTTTGCTCCGAAATCGGTGTTCAACGTCATGTGCTAAAGGTGTGGATGCATAATAACAAGCACACCTTAGGTAAGAAGCCCTAG